From Camelina sativa cultivar DH55 chromosome 20, Cs, whole genome shotgun sequence, the proteins below share one genomic window:
- the LOC104770924 gene encoding RPM1-interacting protein 4-like, protein MANRSHVPKFGDWTEDAPFTVVFEKASKSKKSMNVSNPNEYPEMNPSLAQNRNSRHDQPQNHNVRPRQERFSSREDNEFRPSPAHNERNNRVRAPPTQETYNHQPYGGGGRSLGNPSETNRRQPRDHVLMRPIRNLRGQSSERVATIPPFPGSGSNMENQSYTLIFDKVKEDRNHARSYNGTDHSTPTRPINDQHHQPLPSTSPKGCCFPSWSRKGS, encoded by the exons ATGGca AATCGTTCACACGTGCCCAAATTCGGAGATTGGACCGAAGATGCTCCATTCACCGTCGTGTTCGAAAAAGCGAGCAAGAGCAAGAAGAGTATGAACGTTTCTAACCCGAATGAATATCCAGAAATGAATCCAAGCCTTGCACAGAATCGAAATTCTAGGCACGACCAACCACAAAACCACAATGTAAGACCTAGGCAGGAAAGATTTAGTAGCAGAGAAGACAACGAATTCAGACCGTCTCCTGCACACAATGAAAGAAACAACAGAGTTAGAGCTCCGCCCACACAAGAAACGTACAACCATCAACCATACGGTGGAGGAGGCAGATCACTCGGAAATCCATCGGAAACAAATAGGCGGCAACCACGTGATCATGTCCTGATGCGGCCGATACGCAATCTTAGAGGTCAAAGTAGTGAAAGG GTGGCGACTATTCCACCGTTTCCTGGATCGGGTTCGAACATGGAGAATCAGAGTTACACACTCATCTTTGACAAAGTGAAAGAAGATAGAAACCATGCGAGATCTTATAATGGAACCGATCATAGCACCCCGACTCGACCCATCAACGACCAACACCACCAACCATTACCTTCTACTAGTCCCAAG